One genomic window of Streptomyces sp. WP-1 includes the following:
- a CDS encoding DEAD/DEAH box helicase: MGYDGREALAGGVRLYEAARAVAGDHARAVEAVRAALKPIQDALVKKELDAIPVARLQDVTEGRLRLGNVDRSGLRTVGEVLEAGPYRLRQIPGVGQRTVDQMLAAARRLSEAVHETVAVHIDVDRPEPATTALVEALHVLVEAGPAARHTVDRAATLSARLGPLLTDAKPAAGRFRMLLAGREKRARALAALAEIRSLVAEAETAGLPESLAQTSVDLLRGTSSDIAARVDFEFRSAEYYGLLAEISGRQPDAAAAEGFLPEEVAERVRTQRLTEEHRRVSLRGYQAFGARFVLAQRKVILGDEMGLGKTIQAIAVLAHLAAEGQSHFMVVCPASVLVNWTREIEARSTLRVTVLHGPDRHEAFADWEGRGGVAVTTFDALRGFPVPGGGEVGLLVVDEAHCVKNPKAKRSQAVAGWSEHCERALFMTGTPMENRVVEFRNLVGMLHREIADSLGEGDAPAGSVAFRKAVAPVYLRRNQVDVLTELPSLQQTDEWEELSATDEEEYREAVRDGNFMAMRRAAYMRPKGSAKLDRLREIVREAGENGQKTIVFSNFKDVLGVVRDELAPDAALFGPLTGSVPAARRQRLVDDFAAAAGPAVLLAQIQAAGVGLNLQAASVVIICEPQIKPTIEQQAVGRAHRMGQVRPVRVYRLLATGGVDERLVKLLAAKTRLFDAYARRSAVAEATPDAVDVSDTELARRIVEEEQARLGVTDESPLQPSE; the protein is encoded by the coding sequence GTGGGGTACGACGGGCGGGAGGCACTCGCGGGCGGGGTGCGGCTGTACGAGGCGGCGCGGGCGGTGGCCGGTGACCACGCCAGGGCGGTCGAGGCGGTGCGCGCGGCGCTGAAGCCGATCCAGGACGCGCTGGTCAAGAAGGAACTCGACGCGATCCCGGTCGCCCGGCTCCAGGACGTCACCGAGGGACGGCTGCGGCTGGGCAACGTCGACAGGAGCGGTCTGCGCACGGTCGGCGAGGTCCTCGAAGCGGGGCCGTACCGGCTGCGGCAGATCCCCGGCGTCGGACAGCGCACCGTCGACCAGATGCTCGCCGCCGCCCGACGGCTGTCCGAGGCCGTGCACGAGACGGTGGCCGTCCATATCGACGTCGACCGCCCGGAACCGGCGACCACCGCACTGGTCGAGGCCCTGCACGTACTCGTGGAAGCGGGCCCCGCGGCCCGGCACACGGTGGACCGGGCCGCCACCCTCTCGGCACGCCTCGGCCCGCTGCTGACCGACGCGAAACCCGCCGCCGGACGGTTCAGGATGCTGCTGGCCGGGCGGGAGAAGCGCGCCCGCGCCCTGGCCGCCCTCGCCGAGATCCGCTCACTCGTCGCCGAGGCGGAGACCGCGGGGCTGCCCGAATCGCTGGCCCAGACCTCGGTGGACCTGCTGCGCGGCACCTCCTCCGACATCGCGGCCCGGGTGGACTTCGAATTCCGCTCCGCCGAGTACTACGGTCTGCTCGCGGAGATCTCCGGGCGTCAGCCGGACGCGGCCGCCGCCGAGGGTTTCCTGCCGGAGGAGGTCGCCGAGCGGGTCCGCACCCAGCGGCTCACCGAGGAACACCGGCGTGTCTCCCTGCGCGGCTACCAGGCGTTCGGCGCGCGCTTCGTCCTCGCGCAGCGCAAGGTGATCCTCGGCGACGAGATGGGCCTCGGGAAGACCATCCAGGCCATCGCCGTACTGGCACACCTCGCGGCCGAGGGGCAGAGCCACTTCATGGTCGTCTGCCCGGCGAGCGTCCTCGTCAACTGGACCCGGGAGATCGAGGCCCGCAGCACCCTGCGCGTGACGGTGCTGCACGGACCCGACCGGCACGAGGCGTTCGCCGACTGGGAGGGGCGCGGCGGGGTCGCGGTGACCACGTTCGACGCGCTGCGCGGATTCCCGGTGCCGGGCGGCGGCGAGGTCGGACTCCTCGTCGTGGACGAGGCGCACTGCGTGAAGAACCCGAAGGCCAAGCGGTCCCAGGCCGTGGCCGGCTGGTCGGAGCACTGCGAGCGGGCCCTGTTCATGACCGGAACTCCCATGGAGAACAGGGTCGTCGAGTTCCGCAACCTGGTCGGGATGCTGCACCGTGAGATAGCGGACTCCCTGGGAGAAGGGGACGCGCCGGCCGGCTCCGTGGCCTTCCGCAAGGCCGTCGCCCCGGTCTATCTGCGCCGCAACCAGGTGGACGTACTGACCGAACTGCCCAGCCTCCAGCAGACCGACGAGTGGGAGGAACTCAGCGCCACGGACGAGGAGGAGTACCGGGAAGCCGTGCGCGACGGCAACTTCATGGCGATGCGCCGGGCCGCCTACATGCGCCCGAAGGGGTCGGCCAAGCTGGACCGGCTCCGCGAGATCGTCCGGGAGGCCGGCGAGAACGGACAGAAGACCATCGTCTTCTCCAACTTCAAGGACGTCCTGGGCGTGGTGCGCGACGAACTCGCCCCGGACGCCGCCCTGTTCGGGCCGCTCACCGGAAGCGTCCCGGCCGCCCGACGCCAGCGGCTCGTGGACGACTTCGCCGCCGCGGCCGGCCCCGCGGTGCTCCTCGCGCAGATCCAGGCGGCCGGGGTCGGCCTCAACCTGCAGGCCGCGTCCGTCGTCATCATCTGCGAACCCCAGATCAAGCCGACCATCGAGCAGCAGGCGGTGGGCCGCGCCCATCGCATGGGGCAGGTCAGACCGGTACGGGTGTACCGGCTGCTCGCCACCGGCGGCGTGGACGAACGCCTGGTGAAGCTGCTCGCGGCCAAGACCCGCCTGTTCGACGCCTACGCGCGCCGCAGCGCCGTGGCCGAGGCGACCCCGGACGCGGTCGACGTGTCGGACACCGAGCTGGCCCGCCGGATCGTCGAGGAGGAGCAGGCACGGCTGGGCGTGACGGACGAGAGCCCGCTGCAACCCAGCGAGTGA
- a CDS encoding deoxyribodipyrimidine photo-lyase has product MSVSVVLFTSDLRLHDHPPLRAALADADEVVPLFVRDRAVEAAGFATPNRSAFLADCLADLDASLRGRGGRLVVRSGDLVAQVCGVAAEADAGEVHLAAAHSAFATHREDLLRRALEADGRRLLVHDAVTVAVPPGELTPAGSDHFAVFTPYHRRWAQAGLRAPLAVPRRIRVPDGVKGEEPPARKDVTGVSPALPAGGESEGRKRVSAYWRTGLDAYDDTRDDLAADATSRLSAHLHFGTLSPVELVQRARRHGGPGAESLVRQLAWRDFHRQVLAARPAAARADYRTKGDRWRTGQAARADIEAWREGRTGYPVIDAAMRQLRHEGWMHNRARLLTASFLTKTLYVDWRIGADHFLHWLVDGDIANNQLNWQWVAGTGTDTRPNRVLNPVAQARRYDPDGGYVRRWVPELADVADRFVHEPWQLPGAERAALDYPEPVIALSEGLDRFRRARDRGK; this is encoded by the coding sequence ATGTCCGTCTCGGTCGTCCTGTTCACCTCCGACCTGCGTCTGCACGACCATCCGCCGCTGCGCGCCGCGCTGGCCGACGCCGACGAGGTCGTCCCGCTGTTCGTCCGCGACCGCGCCGTCGAGGCGGCCGGGTTCGCCACCCCGAACCGCTCCGCCTTCCTCGCCGACTGCCTGGCCGACCTGGACGCGTCCCTGCGCGGGCGCGGCGGACGGCTCGTGGTGCGCTCCGGCGACCTGGTGGCGCAGGTGTGCGGCGTGGCGGCGGAGGCGGACGCCGGCGAGGTGCACCTGGCGGCCGCGCACAGCGCCTTCGCCACGCACCGGGAGGACCTGCTGCGGCGGGCGCTGGAGGCCGACGGACGGCGGCTGCTCGTGCACGACGCGGTGACCGTGGCCGTACCGCCCGGCGAGCTGACCCCGGCCGGTTCCGACCACTTCGCGGTCTTCACGCCGTACCACCGGCGCTGGGCCCAGGCGGGGCTGCGCGCGCCGCTGGCCGTCCCGCGCCGGATCCGCGTGCCGGACGGGGTGAAGGGCGAGGAGCCGCCCGCCCGGAAGGATGTCACCGGCGTCTCGCCCGCCCTGCCGGCCGGCGGCGAGAGCGAGGGCCGCAAGCGGGTGAGCGCCTACTGGCGCACGGGCCTGGACGCCTACGACGACACCCGCGACGACCTGGCCGCCGACGCCACCTCCCGGCTCTCCGCGCATCTCCACTTCGGCACCCTGTCCCCGGTGGAGCTGGTCCAGCGGGCCCGCCGCCACGGCGGTCCGGGCGCCGAGTCGCTGGTACGGCAGCTCGCCTGGCGCGACTTCCACCGCCAGGTGCTCGCCGCCCGCCCGGCCGCCGCCCGCGCCGACTACCGCACCAAGGGCGACCGCTGGCGCACGGGGCAGGCCGCGCGCGCCGACATCGAGGCGTGGCGGGAGGGCCGTACCGGCTATCCGGTGATCGACGCGGCGATGCGGCAGCTGCGCCACGAGGGCTGGATGCACAACCGGGCCCGGCTGCTCACCGCGTCCTTCCTGACCAAGACGCTCTACGTCGACTGGCGGATCGGCGCCGACCACTTCCTGCACTGGCTGGTCGATGGCGACATCGCCAACAACCAGCTCAACTGGCAGTGGGTCGCCGGTACCGGCACGGACACCCGCCCCAACCGGGTCCTCAACCCCGTGGCCCAGGCCCGGCGTTACGACCCCGACGGCGGCTACGTGCGCCGCTGGGTGCCCGAACTCGCGGACGTCGCCGACCGGTTCGTGCACGAGCCGTGGCAGCTGCCCGGCGCGGAGCGTGCCGCACTGGACTACCCGGAACCGGTGATCGCGCTGTCCGAGGGCCTGGACCGGTTCCGCCGGGCCCGCGACCGGGGGAAGTGA
- a CDS encoding xanthine dehydrogenase family protein subunit M, whose product MDLNTVAEVRDARTPAPWRPGDAWLGGGTYLFSEPQPHLRRLVDLSRTGWTPVALRADGSLEIAATCTIAQLSRFAKQLTARAAPLFEQCCRAFLASFKIWNMATVGGNLCNALPAGPMISLTAALDGRCLLLAQDGALRQVRVADFVTGAGRKDLAEGELLRSVTLPARALSCRTAFRQASLYGLGRSGVLVIGALDPVDGSLALTVTASTVRPVRLWFPLPPSAGALRAAIGSAVADDEWFDDIHGLPEWRRHMTLRFAEEIRREVTG is encoded by the coding sequence ATGGACCTGAACACGGTGGCCGAGGTACGGGACGCCCGGACCCCCGCGCCCTGGCGGCCGGGCGACGCCTGGCTGGGCGGCGGCACGTATCTCTTCTCCGAGCCCCAGCCGCACCTGCGGCGCCTGGTGGACCTGAGCCGCACCGGCTGGACCCCGGTGGCACTCCGCGCGGACGGTTCGCTGGAGATCGCCGCCACCTGCACCATCGCCCAGCTGTCCCGCTTCGCGAAACAGCTCACGGCGCGGGCGGCACCGCTGTTCGAGCAGTGCTGCCGGGCCTTCCTGGCCTCCTTCAAGATCTGGAACATGGCCACCGTCGGCGGCAATCTCTGCAACGCCCTCCCGGCCGGGCCGATGATCTCCCTCACCGCCGCACTGGACGGCCGGTGCCTGCTGCTGGCCCAGGACGGCGCCCTCCGTCAGGTGCGCGTCGCCGACTTCGTCACCGGCGCGGGCCGCAAGGACCTCGCCGAGGGCGAGCTGCTGCGGTCCGTCACGCTGCCGGCCCGCGCCCTGTCCTGCCGTACGGCGTTCCGGCAGGCGTCGCTGTACGGGCTGGGCCGTTCCGGGGTGCTGGTCATCGGCGCGCTGGACCCGGTCGACGGCTCCCTCGCGCTCACCGTCACCGCGTCGACCGTCCGGCCGGTGCGGCTCTGGTTCCCGCTGCCGCCGTCCGCCGGGGCGCTGCGGGCGGCCATCGGCTCGGCCGTCGCGGACGACGAGTGGTTCGACGACATCCACGGGCTGCCCGAGTGGCGGCGCCATATGACCTTGCGGTTCGCGGAGGAGATCCGCAGAGAGGTGACCGGATGA
- a CDS encoding PucR family transcriptional regulator — MHVEHLLGDESLGLRLLWAKSALLRREINGVTVTDLEDPARFVRPGEAVLSGLVWWTPEAGRDKAERFVSALRDADAAVLLAGEETHGSVPDELIEACSRHGIPVAGVPAHVMFRAVTETVYLQQWGELSRHHALPEYVRGRLSRLVARDAGPQEIVATAFAHLADGAVAHVLTAAGRTVAATAGADVLPAAEAVRVLADGGGVAVPVDSDAASPYERWYLHLPDPAAAPPRLLYEVAALLGRSQASHALLRATAHRAAGELGALLAADEADAVGIEGALRACGLPADGPYRVLAAATGTRAEGMAESALAEVLAGVGAGSAAVGWLPDGTVFAAVPEAATGDVTTTGAGAGAGAGVGVGAGVGLGLALGEVWSRVAACGRPLPLHGGTGSPATDLRDLPRALAEARYALASARSTAPDASLLTDARTLTSLEALLTGVPAQVRAAYTRSVLGPLLDIRGTSAIPLLETLTTFLACDGSWARTAEALHLHVNTVHYRIGRIERLTGRDLSRLTDRLDLWAALLCRTDAGVTGDRRAHSSPSRAR, encoded by the coding sequence ATGCACGTCGAACACCTCCTCGGGGACGAGTCCCTCGGCCTGCGTCTGCTGTGGGCAAAGAGCGCGTTGCTGCGGCGGGAGATCAACGGGGTGACCGTCACCGATCTGGAGGACCCCGCCCGCTTCGTCCGGCCGGGCGAGGCCGTGCTCAGCGGACTGGTGTGGTGGACGCCGGAGGCCGGCCGGGACAAGGCCGAGCGGTTCGTCTCCGCGCTGCGGGACGCCGACGCCGCCGTGCTGCTGGCGGGGGAGGAGACCCACGGCTCGGTCCCGGACGAGCTGATCGAGGCATGCTCGCGGCACGGCATCCCGGTGGCCGGGGTCCCGGCCCATGTGATGTTCCGGGCCGTCACCGAGACCGTCTATCTCCAGCAGTGGGGCGAACTGAGCCGCCACCACGCGCTGCCGGAGTACGTACGGGGGCGCCTCAGCCGGCTTGTGGCCCGCGACGCCGGTCCGCAGGAGATCGTCGCGACCGCCTTCGCGCACCTCGCGGACGGGGCCGTCGCGCACGTCCTCACCGCCGCCGGCCGTACCGTCGCGGCGACCGCGGGCGCGGACGTCCTGCCCGCGGCCGAGGCGGTCCGAGTGCTCGCGGACGGCGGTGGGGTCGCGGTTCCCGTCGACTCGGACGCCGCGTCCCCCTACGAGCGCTGGTACCTCCATCTGCCCGACCCCGCCGCCGCGCCACCCCGCCTGCTGTACGAGGTCGCCGCGCTCCTCGGCCGCAGCCAGGCGTCGCACGCACTGCTCCGGGCCACCGCTCATCGGGCGGCCGGGGAACTCGGCGCGCTGCTCGCCGCGGACGAGGCCGACGCGGTCGGCATCGAGGGCGCGCTGCGGGCGTGCGGGCTGCCCGCCGACGGGCCCTACCGGGTCCTGGCCGCCGCCACCGGCACACGGGCGGAGGGCATGGCGGAGAGCGCGCTCGCGGAGGTGCTCGCCGGTGTGGGTGCCGGGAGCGCGGCGGTCGGGTGGCTGCCGGACGGCACCGTCTTCGCCGCCGTACCCGAAGCCGCGACGGGGGACGTCACGACCACCGGAGCCGGAGCCGGAGCCGGAGCCGGGGTCGGGGTCGGAGCCGGGGTCGGGCTCGGGCTCGCGCTCGGCGAGGTGTGGTCGCGGGTCGCCGCGTGCGGGCGGCCCCTGCCGCTGCACGGCGGAACCGGCTCCCCGGCGACGGACCTCCGGGACCTGCCCAGGGCGCTGGCCGAGGCCCGCTACGCCCTGGCCTCCGCGCGCAGCACCGCGCCGGACGCGTCACTCCTCACCGACGCCAGGACGCTCACCAGCCTCGAAGCCCTGCTGACCGGGGTTCCGGCACAGGTACGCGCCGCGTACACCCGCTCCGTCCTCGGACCACTGCTCGACATCCGCGGCACCTCCGCCATACCGCTGCTGGAGACCCTGACGACCTTCCTCGCCTGCGACGGCTCCTGGGCCCGCACCGCCGAGGCCCTGCATCTGCATGTCAACACCGTCCACTACCGCATCGGACGGATCGAGCGCCTCACCGGCCGCGACCTGTCCCGCCTCACCGACCGCCTCGACCTGTGGGCCGCCCTGCTGTGCCGCACCGACGCGGGTGTCACCGGTGACCGACGCGCGCATTCGTCGCCGTCACGCGCGCGGTGA
- a CDS encoding ABC transporter ATP-binding protein codes for MSLCLSDVTLTYPDGDTRLTALDRVGLEVPRGSLTAVVGPSGSGKSSLLAVAATLITPDTGTVTIDGTPTTGLSRGELAELRRGRIGIVFQQPHLLPSLTAVEQLQVMAHLDGRSPAGARGRAMALLDAVGLTGQAGRRPHQLSGGQRQRVNIARALMNDPTVLLVDEPTSALDHERGTAVLDLLTRLTQERGTATVLVTHDRAHLGVADRIAEVRDGRLAPVPRPAK; via the coding sequence ATGAGCCTGTGTCTGAGCGACGTCACGCTCACCTATCCCGACGGCGACACCCGGCTGACCGCTCTGGACCGGGTCGGCCTGGAGGTGCCCCGGGGCAGCCTGACCGCCGTGGTCGGGCCCTCCGGCTCCGGCAAGTCCAGCCTCCTGGCCGTCGCCGCCACCCTGATCACGCCGGACACCGGCACCGTCACCATCGACGGCACCCCCACCACCGGACTGAGCCGGGGCGAGCTGGCCGAGCTGCGCCGGGGCCGGATCGGCATCGTCTTCCAGCAGCCCCATCTGCTGCCCTCCCTCACCGCCGTCGAGCAGCTCCAGGTGATGGCCCACCTCGACGGCCGCTCCCCCGCCGGGGCGCGCGGCCGGGCCATGGCGCTCCTCGACGCGGTCGGTCTCACCGGCCAGGCCGGGCGCCGCCCCCACCAGCTCTCCGGGGGCCAGCGCCAGCGCGTCAACATCGCCCGCGCCCTGATGAACGACCCCACCGTCCTCCTCGTCGACGAGCCCACCAGCGCCCTGGACCACGAACGCGGCACCGCCGTCCTCGACCTGCTCACCCGGCTCACCCAGGAACGGGGCACCGCCACCGTCCTGGTCACCCACGACCGCGCCCACCTCGGGGTCGCCGACCGGATCGCCGAGGTCCGGGACGGGCGGCTCGCGCCGGTGCCGAGGCCCGCGAAGTGA
- a CDS encoding ABC transporter permease, with protein sequence MFVAWRDLRFAKGRFALMGTVVVLITLLVGLLSGLTAGLGRQNVSAITGLPATEIAFQAPARGQGLSYADSTVTEAQRRQWAGAPGVERAEPLGISATKATAGDRSTGVAAFGVRPGSRLAPDGVGLDDRTVVLSTGAADGLGVTAGDSLTLAGRRLTVAAVRGDSFFSHTPVVWTSLDVWRGTAPPAGDGGRPAATVLALTTSGADLAAVDRRAGTRTVSLADSLSAIGSYTSENGSLQLMRGFLFAISALVVGAFFTVWTIQRGADVAVLKALGAATGHLLRDALGQAVVLLVGGTLLGTGTAAALGALVVGGAVPFVLSPGTVLVPAAVTVVLGVLGAALSVRRITSVDPLTALGSAR encoded by the coding sequence GTGTTCGTCGCCTGGAGAGATCTGAGGTTCGCCAAGGGGCGCTTCGCCCTGATGGGAACCGTCGTCGTACTGATCACCCTGCTGGTCGGGCTGCTGTCCGGGCTGACGGCCGGACTGGGCCGGCAGAACGTCTCGGCGATCACGGGACTGCCCGCCACCGAGATCGCCTTCCAGGCCCCCGCCCGCGGCCAGGGTCTGTCGTACGCCGATTCCACCGTCACCGAGGCCCAGCGGCGGCAGTGGGCCGGGGCCCCCGGTGTCGAGCGCGCCGAACCGCTCGGGATCAGCGCCACCAAGGCCACCGCCGGGGACCGGAGCACCGGGGTCGCCGCCTTCGGTGTCCGGCCCGGCTCCCGCCTCGCCCCGGACGGCGTGGGGCTCGACGACCGTACGGTGGTGCTCTCCACCGGGGCCGCCGACGGACTCGGCGTGACGGCCGGCGACTCCCTCACCCTCGCCGGACGGCGGCTGACGGTCGCCGCGGTCCGGGGCGACTCCTTCTTCAGCCACACCCCGGTCGTCTGGACCAGCCTCGACGTCTGGCGCGGGACCGCGCCGCCCGCCGGCGACGGGGGCCGCCCGGCCGCCACCGTCCTCGCCCTGACCACCTCCGGCGCCGACCTCGCGGCCGTCGACCGGCGGGCCGGGACCAGGACCGTCTCCCTCGCCGACTCGCTGTCCGCGATCGGCTCCTACACCTCCGAGAACGGCTCCCTCCAGCTGATGCGCGGCTTCCTGTTCGCCATCTCCGCGCTGGTCGTCGGCGCCTTCTTCACCGTGTGGACCATCCAGCGCGGCGCCGATGTCGCCGTGCTGAAGGCCCTGGGCGCCGCCACCGGCCACCTGCTCAGGGACGCGCTCGGCCAGGCCGTCGTCCTGCTCGTCGGCGGCACCCTGCTCGGCACCGGCACCGCCGCCGCCCTGGGCGCCCTCGTCGTGGGCGGTGCCGTGCCCTTCGTCCTCTCCCCCGGCACCGTCCTGGTCCCGGCCGCGGTGACGGTCGTACTCGGCGTTCTCGGGGCCGCGCTGTCCGTCCGCCGCATCACCTCCGTCGACCCGCTGACCGCTCTGGGGAGCGCCCGATGA
- a CDS encoding SDR family oxidoreductase: MADETGDRDAREDGSPACLVTGASGYIGGRLVPELLDAGYRVRCLARTPHKLRDHPWADRVEIVRGDVTDAGSVARAMAGMDVAYYLVHALGTGRDFERTDRRAARVFGEQAHRAGVGRLVYLGGLTPAGVPERELSPHLRSRAEVGRILLDSGVPTAVLRAAVIIGSGSASFEMLRYLTERLPVMVTPRWVRTRIQPIAVRDVLRILVGCARLPRDVNRPFDVGGPEVLTYLDMMRRYAAAAGLPKRVILRVPVLTPGLSSHWVGLVTPVPAAIARPLTESLRHEVVCHENDIERYVPSTPGRPLGLDRALALALQRVREAQVVTRWSSAAVPGAPSDPLPTDPDWAGGSLYTDVREREADVPREALWRVVEGIGGENGWYSFPLAWAVRGWLDRLVGGVGLRRGRRDARRLRVGDSLDFWRVEEIEHGRLLRLRAEMRLPGLAWLEMRVDDGDAGVRYRQRALFHPRGLLGHLYWWSVSPFHAVVFGGMARNIVRAAARTQDDDRRHDHDPTPTGHTTSR; encoded by the coding sequence GTGGCGGACGAGACAGGGGACCGGGACGCGCGCGAGGACGGTTCGCCGGCCTGCCTGGTGACCGGCGCCAGCGGATACATCGGCGGCCGGCTCGTACCGGAACTGCTGGACGCCGGGTACCGGGTGCGCTGCCTGGCCCGCACCCCGCACAAGCTGCGCGACCACCCCTGGGCCGACCGGGTGGAGATCGTCCGAGGCGATGTCACGGACGCCGGCTCGGTGGCGCGGGCGATGGCCGGCATGGACGTGGCCTACTACCTGGTGCACGCCCTCGGGACCGGCCGCGACTTCGAGCGCACCGACCGGCGGGCGGCCCGCGTCTTCGGCGAGCAGGCCCACCGGGCCGGGGTGGGCCGCCTGGTGTACCTCGGCGGGCTGACCCCGGCCGGGGTGCCCGAGCGCGAGCTGTCGCCGCATCTGCGCTCCCGGGCCGAGGTCGGCCGCATCCTGCTCGACTCGGGCGTGCCGACCGCCGTGCTGCGCGCCGCCGTCATCATCGGCTCCGGATCCGCCAGCTTCGAGATGCTGCGCTACCTCACCGAACGGCTGCCCGTGATGGTCACCCCGCGCTGGGTGCGCACCCGGATCCAGCCCATCGCCGTCCGGGACGTACTGCGCATCCTGGTGGGCTGCGCGCGGCTGCCACGGGACGTCAACCGGCCCTTCGACGTCGGCGGCCCCGAGGTGCTCACCTACCTGGACATGATGCGGCGCTACGCCGCCGCCGCCGGGCTGCCCAAGCGGGTGATCCTGCGGGTGCCGGTGCTCACGCCCGGCCTGTCCAGTCACTGGGTCGGGCTGGTGACCCCGGTCCCGGCCGCCATCGCGCGCCCGCTGACCGAGTCGCTGCGGCACGAGGTCGTCTGCCACGAGAACGACATCGAACGGTACGTGCCGAGCACGCCCGGCCGGCCCCTCGGCCTGGACCGGGCGCTCGCCCTGGCCCTCCAGCGGGTCCGCGAGGCGCAGGTCGTCACCCGCTGGTCCTCCGCCGCCGTACCGGGCGCCCCGAGCGATCCGCTGCCCACCGACCCGGACTGGGCGGGCGGCAGCCTGTACACGGATGTGCGCGAACGCGAGGCGGACGTGCCGCGCGAGGCGCTGTGGCGGGTGGTGGAGGGCATCGGCGGGGAGAACGGCTGGTACTCCTTCCCGCTGGCCTGGGCGGTACGCGGCTGGCTCGACCGGCTCGTCGGCGGGGTGGGCCTGCGCCGGGGCCGCCGGGACGCGCGGCGGCTGCGGGTGGGCGACTCGCTGGACTTCTGGCGGGTGGAGGAGATCGAACACGGCCGGCTGCTGCGGCTGCGCGCCGAGATGCGGCTGCCGGGCCTGGCCTGGCTGGAGATGCGGGTGGACGACGGCGACGCGGGCGTACGGTACCGGCAGCGGGCGCTGTTCCATCCCCGCGGGCTGCTCGGCCACCTGTACTGGTGGAGCGTCTCGCCCTTCCACGCGGTCGTCTTCGGCGGCATGGCCCGCAACATCGTGCGCGCCGCCGCCCGCACCCAGGACGACGACCGACGCCACGACCACGACCCGACCCCGACCGGCCACACCACCTCCCGCTGA